The Brassica oleracea var. oleracea cultivar TO1000 chromosome C6, BOL, whole genome shotgun sequence genome includes a region encoding these proteins:
- the LOC106299448 gene encoding probable disease resistance protein At1g52660: MGKDLKSLVRCMYTGKLNDNVRKLKIATEELKDIGNSVMKRVKICEEQQQMKRLDKVQSWLRQADIVIKEAEDLFLTSSSSSQGLLSSSHKMEKKICKKLKEVEEIKSRGMFEVVAENVGGGSGSTVKTNDEETVGLEAVSGLVWRCLTMENTGIIGLYGLEGVGKTTVLTQVNNRLLQQKTNGFDFVLWVFVSKNLNLEKIQDTIREKIGFLDRTWTSKTEGEKAAKIFDILSKRRFALFLDDVWEKVDLVKAGVPPPDAQNRSKVVFTTCSEDVCKEMSAQTKIKVEKLAWELAWDLFKKNVGEDTVKSHPDIAKVAQEVAAKCDGLPLALVTIGRAMASKKTPQEWRDALYILSNSPPNFSVLKLLDRN; this comes from the exons ATGGGAAAAGATCTCAAGAGTTTGGTTAGATGCATGTACACTGGGAAGCTCAACGATAATGTGAGGAAGCTAAAGATCGCAACCGAAGAACTCAAAGATATTGGGAACAGCGTGATGAAAAGGGTCAAGATTTGTGAAGAGCAGCAACAGATGAAGCGGTTAGACAAAGTCCAATCATGGCTTAGACAAGCCGACATTGTTATAAAAGAAGCAGAAGACTTGTTCTTGACGTCTTCTTCTTCGAGCCAAGGGTTGTTATCTTCAAGCCACAAGATGGAGAAGAAGATTTGCAAGAAGCTGAAAGAAGTTGAAGAGATTAAGAGCAGAGGTATGTTTGAGGTTGTTGCTGAAAACGTTGGAGGTGGAAGCGGCTCCACGGTTAAGACTAACGATGAGGAGACAGTAGGGTTAGAGGCGGTTTCTGGTTTGGTTTGGAGGTGTTTGACGATGGAAAACACAGGGATTATTGGGTTGTATGGTCTGGAAGGTGTTGGAAAGACTACGGTTTTAACTCAGGTTAATAACAGGTTGCTTCAACAGAAAACAAATGGATTTGATTTTGTTTTGTGGGTGTTTGTGTCTAAGAATCTGAATCTTGAAAAGATTCAAGACACGATTAGGGAGAAGATTGGGTTTTTGGATAGGACGTGGACGAGTAAGACCGAGGGAGAGAAAGCTGCCAAGATCTTTGACATTTTGAGTAAGAGACGTTTTGCATTGTTTCTTGATGATGTTTGGGAAAAAGTTGATCTAG TGAAAGCTGGAGTTCCACCTCCGGATGCGCAGAACCGATCCAAGGTTGTGTTCACAACTTGTAGTGAAGACGTTTGTAAGGAGATGAGTGCACAGACGAAGATTAAAGTGGAGAAATTAGCGTGGGAGCTAGCTTGGGACTTGTTTAAGAAGAATGTTGGAGAAGATACTGTGAAGAGCCACCCGGACATAGCAAAGGTGGCTCAAGAGGTTGCAGCCAAATGCGACGGTCTTCCTCTGGCTTTGGTCACCATTGGTCGAGCCATGGCCTCCAAGAAAACACCACAGGAGTGGCGTGACGCTTTATACATCTTGAGTAACTCTCCTCCTAATTTCTCAG TTCTCAAGTTACTGGACAGGAACTAG
- the LOC106299621 gene encoding uncharacterized protein LOC106299621 translates to MSSNQELSHKAGEATGQVQLKKEEYLNKVSHAMDENADHHSHSHAEHDQNNPSLISQASNVIQQTGGQVKNMAQGAADAVKNTLGMSPATNNPSNPAGTTHPSNPSSKNL, encoded by the exons ATGTCGTCGAACCAAGAACTAAGCCACAAGGCCGGAGAAGCCACCGGTCAAGTTCAG CTGAAGAAGGAAGAGTACTTGAACAAAGTATCACACGCAATGGATGAGAATGCAGATCATCACTCACACTCACACGCAGAACATGATCAGAATAATCCTTCCCTAATTTCTCAGGCCTCCAATGTCATCCAACAG ACAGGAGGACAAGTGAAGAATATGGCACAAGGAGCAGCGGACGCTGTGAAGAATACTCTTGGAATGAGTCCGGCCACTAACAACCCTAGCAACCCGGCCGGCACGACCCACCCGAGCAACCCTAGCTCCAAAAATCTTTAA
- the LOC106297349 gene encoding uncharacterized protein LOC106297349, which translates to MDSASPPGHINSPMRAENDRKEVQGLDSLKKGLEVDQVRSVDSKGASWVEVAQEKKVLKKYDVEVSSKDGIHKVEIPDEVLENSTPLWEDFVVGKFLDLAFHVAKVHMVLNKIWKYGDSTTKVDVYEVNPTTMRFKVSSQKAREKIFRRGMWNIACVPMVVTKWTPRSEEEKREEEAIPMWVHLEKVPLHMYSWEGISFFTSTVGYPVKLHPETIACTNLEVAKVFVKVDVSKLLPKKITFSKDKKQFSVKYYYPWLPARLSEKEVVPEVESNEEINSLSMVEESMQSEDKIERVSNGVMEHEEGKGGGEKVKAWSLVSPGKIGRMYVSPTNDSEIQISASKFSILRMNEEEEGEIISDEQRQEDTEMDDEDLIEENVLEQQVREEVKAGRRGQKAKPLDANPVKSISKAWIIVGDFNEILDATESSGFDSHGRISSGMRDFQRMVVHCNLSDMGYQGPLFTWSLLRFPNAYSVFESGGCSDHMRCKIQVLPPKEKMKRPFKFSKKLKNLKPVIRELGREKLENLTKKPKEAHAILCEKQKATLISPSNISIQEEAKAMRGGSLLRAQNSIREIRFHDGSIVTNQSEVKAEAERFFSEFLNQSPDNYEGTSTEELQEMMDFRCSVEDCRMLEKEVTEEEICRVLFDMPSNKSPGPDGYPSEFFKITWPILGQDFTVAVQSVFRYGFLPKGVNSTILALVSTKTDSMEMRDYRPTACCNVLYKVVSKILANRLKLLLLRIITENQSAFIKGRLLMENVLLASELVKDYHKEDVSPRCVMKIDISKAFDSVQWAFVLQILEALGVPEKFI; encoded by the exons ATGGATTCGGCGTCTCCGCCGGGCCATATCAACTCTCCGATGAGAGCTGAAAATGATCGGAAGGAGGTTCAAGGGTTGGATTCGTTGAAGAAGGGTTTAGAGGTGGATCAAGTGAGATCGGTAGATTCGAAGGGAGCTTCCTGGGTTGAGGTGGCTCAGGAGAAGAAAGTTCTGAAGAAGTACGATGTTGAGGTATCGAGCAAGGATGGCATACACAAGGTGGAGATTCCGGATGAGGTCTTGGAGAATTCTACTCCGCTTTGGGAAGATTTTGTTGTTGGCAAATTTTTGGATCTAGCTTTTCACGTTGCTAAGGTCCATATGGTTCTTAACAAGATTTGGAAGTATGGTGACTCTACAACAAAAGTGGATGTCTATGAGGTCAATCCCACAACGATGAGATTCAAGGTCTCGAGCCAAAAAGCTAGAGAAAAGATTTTTCGTCGGGGTATGTGGAACATCGCATGCGTTCCAATGGTTGTCACAAAATGGACACCGAGATCTGAGGAAGAGAAACGGGAAGAGGAAGCGATTCCTATGTGGGTGCATTTGGAGAAGGTTCCACTCCATATGTACTCATGGGAAGGGATCAGTTTCTTCACAAGTACGGTGGGTTATCCGGTAAAGCTACATCCAGAAACCATTGCTTGTACGAATCTAGAAGTGGCGAAGGTGTTTGTGAAAGTGGATGTCTCTAAGCTTCTCCCGAAAAAAATCACTTTCTCAAAGGATAAGAAGCAATTTTCAGTGAAGTACTATTACCCTTGGTTGCCGGCTAGAT TGTCTGAGAAGGAAGTTGTACCAGAAGTGGAAAGTAATGAGGAAATAAATAGTCTGTCTATGGTAGAAGAAAGTATGCAGAGTGAAGATAAAATTGAGAGAGTTAGTAACGGAGTAATGGAACATGAGGAGGGCAAAGGTGGTGGGGAGAAAGTGAAAGCATGGTCGCTAGTCTCTCCGGGAAAAATAGGAAGAATGTATGTGTCACCTACGAATGATTCTGAGATTCAGATATCTGCATCTAAATTCTCGATTCTGCGTATGAATGAAGAGGAAGAGGGGGAGATAATATCTGATGAACAACGCCAGGAAGATACTGAAATGGATGATGAGGATCTGATAGAAGAAAATGTTCTGGAGCAGCAAGTTAGAGAGGAGGTCAAAGCAGGGAGAAGAGGTCAGAAGGCTAAGCCTCTGGATGCAAATCCAGTTAAAAGCATAAG CAAGGCTTGGATCATTGTAGGTGATTTTAATGAGATTCTGGATGCTACGGAGAGTTCGGGTTTTGATAGTCATGGTAGAATATCAAGTGGGATGAGAGATTTTCAAAGGATGGTTGTGCATTGTAATCTCTCTGATATGGGGTATCAGGGTCCTTTGTTCACATGGT CTTTGTTGAGATTTCCAAATGCGTACTCAGTCTTCGAATCTGGTGGCTGTTCTGATCACATGCGATGTAAGATTCAAGTTCTTCCTCCCAAAGAAAAGATGAAAAGGCCTTTTAA GTTCTCGAAGAAATTAAAGAATCTGAAGCCGGTTATTAGAGAGCTAGGAAGGGAGAAACTGGAAAATCTTACAAAGAAACCTAAGGAAGCTCATGCTATCTTGTGTGAGAAGCAGAAAGCTACTCTTATTAGTCCAAGTAATATCTCTATCCAAGAGGAAGCGAAGGCTATGAGAGGTGGCTCTTTGTTGCGG GCACAGAACTCTATTCGAGAGATAAGATTTCATGATGGTAGTATTGTTACAAATCAGTCTGAAGTCAAAGCTGAAGCAGAAAGGTTTTTCTCAGAGTTTCTTAACCAGTCTCCTGATAATTATGAGGGCACCTCTACTGAAGAGTTACAAGAGATGATGGATTTTCGTTGTTCTGTGGAGGATTGTAGAATGTTGGAAAAGGAGGTTACAGAGGAGGAGATCTGTAGGGTGCTGTTTGATATGCCATCAAACAAGTCTCCTGGTCCAGACGGTTACCCAAGTGAATTTTTTAAAATTACTTGGCCGATTCTTGGACAAGATTTCACAGTTGCTGTCCAGTCAGTATTTCGATATGGATTCCTCCCCAAGGGAGTTAATTCGACGATATTGGCTTTGGTCTCCACGAAAACAGACTCAATGGAGATGAGAGACTATAGACCTACAGCATGTTGTAATGTTCTCTATAAGGTGGTGTCGAAAATACTCGCCAACAGACTCAAGCTGCTTCTCCTGAGAATCATTACAGAGAATCAGTCAGCTTTTATAAAAGGGAGACTCCTTATGGAGAATGTGCTTCTTGCATCAGAACTAGTCAAGGATTATCATAAAGAAGATGTCTCTCCTAGATGTGTGATGAAGATAGACATCTCAAAGGCATTTGACTCAGTACAGTGGGCTTTTGTACTGCAGATTCTGGAGGCATTGGGAGTTCCTGAGAAGTTCATTTGA
- the LOC106300837 gene encoding uncharacterized protein At1g04910 isoform X2, translated as MRRDLCDGVGIARLLNATLVLPKFEVAAYWNESSGFADVFDVDYFIQKMSGFINVVKELPKGIESKEPFRVDCSKRKGQFDYIESVLPSLLEHHYISFTPAMSQRRDRYPQYAKATLCQACYSALRLTSSLEKKAIELFDAIAKPFLSLHLRFEPDMVAYSQCEYQNLSPSSVSAIEAARVDRKPWTGELAQIWRKRGKCPLTPNETALMLQSLNVPTNTNIYLAAGDGLMEMEGFTSVYTNVYTKSALLNREDFTRMHGNTKAALDYHVSISSDAYVATYFGNMDKIVAAMRTYKGMHNTLFLSRKAFAELTSQGLGGAELKSALWEVHKNDFAIGRGFALPDCFCEFEL; from the exons ATGAGACGCGAT CTATGTGATGGTGTTGGGATTGCTCGTTTGCTGAACGCTACACTTGTTCTACCAAAGTTTGAGGTGGCTGCGTACTGGAACGAGTCAAG TGGGTTTGCAGATGTGTTTGATGTAGACTACTTCATCCAAAAGATGAGTGGTTTTATCAACGTGGTAAAAGAGCTACCAAAAGGTATTGAATCAAAAGAACCATTCAGAGTAGATTGTAGCAAAAGGAAAGGTCAATTTGATTACATTGAGAGTGTTCTTCCATCTTTGTTGGAACACCATTACATTTCTTTCACACCAGCAATGAGCCAACGTAGAGACAG GTATCCCCAGTATGCAAAAGCCACTCTATGTCAAGCTTGTTACTCAGCTCTACGCCTCACCAGTTCCTTGGAGAAGAAAGCCATCGAGCTTTTCGATGCTATCGCCAAACCCTTCTTGTCTCTTCACCTCAGATTCGAACCAGACATGGTAGCGTACAGCCAATGCGAATACCAAAACCTCTCTCCTTCATCCGTCTCCGCCATTGAAGCCGCTCGTGTGGACAGGAAGCCATGGACAGGAGAGCTAGCTCAGATCTGGAGGAAGCGAGGCAAATGCCCTCTGACTCCCAACGAAACAGCTCTGATGCTGCAGTCACTCAACGTCCCAACGAACACAAACATATACTTAGCAGCTGGAGACGGTCTGATGGAGATGGAAGGTTTCACGTCCGTTTACACAAACGTCTACACAAAGTCTGCTTTACTTAACCGAGAGGATTTCACCAGAATGCATGGAAACACAAAAGCTGCGTTGGACTATCATGTCTCCATCAGCAGTGACGCGTACGTGGCTACTTACTTTGGAAACATGGATAAGATAGTTGCAGCTATGCGAACGTATAAAGGGATGCATAACACTCTGTTCCTGAGCAGAAAGGCATTTGCGGAACTCACTTCTCAGGGGCTTGGAGGCGCTGAGCTGAAGAGTGCTCTTTGGGAAGTTCATAAAAACGATTTTGCAATCGGTAGAGGTTTTGCTTTGCCTGATTGCTTCTGTGAATTTGAGCTGTAA
- the LOC106298590 gene encoding pentatricopeptide repeat-containing protein At1g52640, mitochondrial, translated as MAIRTFSSLVRATLHQPPKPNSLRFFFSTLPHDPPPPPPPPPPPPELVNEISRVLSDHRNPKDDLEHTLTVYSPKLSSNLIEQVLKRCKNLGFPAHRFFLWARRVPGFEPSSESYHILVEILGSSKQFALLWDFLIKAGEYNYFEIGPKVFWIVFRAYSRANLPSEAIRAFNRMVEFGVKPSFDDLDQLLHSLCDRKHVEQAQEVFDKAKHCYGFAPSAKTYSILVRGWARVRDASGARKVFDEMLDRNCQVDLLAYNALLDALCKSGDVDGAYKMFQEMGKVGLEPDAYSYAIFIHAYCDADDVHSAYKVLDRMKRYELVPNVYTYNHIIKTLCKKEKIDDAYLMLDEMVQRGADPDTWTYNSIMAYHCDHCEVNRATNLISRMDRTKCLPDRHTYNMVLKLLIRIGRFDRATEMWEGMSERKFYPAVATYTVMIHGLVRKKGKLEEACRYFEMMVDDGIPPYSTTVEMLRNRLVGWGQMDVVDVLAGKMERSSSCKVREMAVEMRGRRRRVGRRSEGSEDEDSELERETYE; from the coding sequence ATGGCGATTCGAACATTTTCTTCTCTTGTCCGCGCCACTCTTCACCAACCCCCTAAACCCAATTCATTACGCTTCTTCTTCTCCACTCTCCCACACGACCCACCACCACCACCACCACCACCACCACCACCACCAGAGCTAGTAAACGAAATCTCCCGCGTTTTAAGCGATCACCGTAACCCCAAAGACGACCTCGAACACACCCTCACTGTCTACTCTCCCAAACTCTCCTCGAACCTAATCGAACAAGTCTTGAAACGCTGCAAAAACCTCGGCTTCCCCGCCCACAGATTCTTCCTCTGGGCGAGACGAGTCCCGGGTTTCGAACCCAGCTCGGAAAGTTACCACATTTTGGTCGAGATTCTCGGCAGCAGCAAGCAGTTCGCTTTGCTTTGGGACTTTTTGATCAAGGCGGGAGAGTATAACTACTTTGAGATCGGTCCTAAAGTGTTTTGGATCGTCTTTAGAGCTTATAGCAGAGCTAACTTACCCAGTGAGGCGATTCGAGCTTTTAATCGAATGGTTGAGTTTGGGGTTAAGCCTAGTTTTGATGATCTTGACCAGCTTCTACATTCGCTTTGCGATCGAAAGCATGTCGAACAAGCGCAGGAGGTTTTCGACAAGGCGAAACACTGTTACGGGTTCGCGCCGAGCGCGAAGACGTATAGCATTTTAGTGAGAGGTTGGGCGAGAGTGAGAGACGCGTCGGGTGCACGCAAGGTGTTCGATGAAATGCTCGATAGAAACTGCCAAGTTGATTTGCTTGCGTACAACGCTCTTTTAGACGCGCTGTGCAAGTCCGGGGATGTCGACGGAGCGTATAAGATGTTTCAAGAAATGGGTAAGGTCGGGCTCGAGCCGGACGCGTACAGCTACGCTATTTTCATCCACGCGTACTGCGACGCGGACGATGTTCATTCAGCTTATAAGGTTCTCGATCGAATGAAACGGTACGAGCTTGTACCCAATGTGTACACGTACAACCATATTATAAAGACGCTATGCAAGAAGGAGAAGATTGATGATGCTTATTTAATGTTGGATGAGATGGTTCAGAGAGGAGCTGATCCGGACACTTGGACTTACAATTCGATAATGGCATACCACTGCGACCACTGCGAGGTGAACCGAGCGACGAATCTGATCTCTAGAATGGACAGAACAAAGTGTTTGCCAGATAGGCACACTTACAACATGGTTCTCAAGCTGCTGATAAGGATTGGAAGGTTCGACCGCGCCACGGAGATGTGGGAAGGGATGAGCGAGAGGAAGTTTTATCCGGCGGTTGCTACTTATACCGTGATGATCCATGGGCTGGTGAGGAAGAAAGGGAAGCTGGAGGAAGCTTGTAGGTACTTTGAGATGATGGTTGATGATGGGATTCCGCCGTATTCTACGACGGTTGAGATGTTGAGGAACAGGCTTGTGGGATGGGGGCAGATGGATGTTGTGGATGTTTTGGCAGGGAAGATGGAGAGGAGCAGTTCTTGTAAGGTTAGAGAAATGGCGGTTGAGATGAGAGGGAGGAGGAGGAGAGTTGGACGTAGAAGTGAAGGAAGCGAAGATGAGGACTCTGAGCTTGAAAGAGAAACATATGAATAA
- the LOC106296746 gene encoding pentatricopeptide repeat-containing protein At1g52620-like: MSKTLLSRIKPLTTPPHSPITPKLKKQVSDTVHLLRTNPNWSNLLDDQLVDISPFVFDRIRDDVEAGVKLFDWLSNRKKDELFANGFACSSFLNLLARHRVFNEIEYVLGNLRKENVKVTHEALSHVLHAYAESERLDKALEVYNYVIELYGTVPDVIACNSLLSLLVKRKRLGDARKVYDEMRERGDNYSTCILLKGMCSEGKVEEGRKLIEERWGKGCVPNIVFYNTIISGYCKMADVENASLVFKELKSKGFMPTLETFGAMINGFCKKGDFVASDRLLKEVKERGLVVSVWFLNNIMDAKYRHGLKVEVAESIRWIVANGCKPDIATYNILINRLCKEGRMEDAVGILDEAAKRGLVRNNITYAPLIQGYCRVKEYDIASKLLLQMAERGCKPDIVTYGILIHGLVASGHMDDAIKMKGKMIERGVSPDAAIYNMLMSGLCKRGGFSSAKLLFLEMLDRKISPDAYVYATLIDGFIRSGDFEEAKKVSSLSIEKGVKVDVVHHNAMIKGFCRSGMLNEALMCMNRMTEERLVPDEFTYSTIIDGYVKQQDMTTALKIFRDMGKTKCKPNVVTYSSLVNGFCCQGDFKRAEETFKEMQSCGLVPNVVTYTTLIRSFAKDGSTLGKAVYYWELMLRNKCVPNEVTFNCLLEGFVKKESGEVVSEPMGSNEGERSLFLEFFYKLKSDGWSDHAAAYNSVIASLSVHGMVKTACRFQDRMVKKGFSPDPVSFVAILHGFCVVGDSKQWKDSVFCNLDEKDLEVAARYSLVLARHFPQAVTSEASSMLHFMAKNTDTRKPENYRI, from the coding sequence ATGTCTAAAACCCTTCTCTCTCGCATCAAACCCCTCACCACTCCTCCTCATTCTCCGATCACTCCCAAGCTCAAAAAACAAGTAAGCGACACCGTACACCTCCTCAGAACCAATCCAAACTGGTCCAACCTCCTCGACGACCAACTTGTCGACATCTCTCCTTTCGTTTTCGATCGAATCCGCGACGACGTCGAAGCCGGGGTCAAGCTCTTCGATTGGCTATCGAATCGGAAGAAAGACGAGCTCTTTGCAAATGGGTTTGCTTGTTCCTCGTTCCTAAACCTCTTAGCGAGACACAGAGTCTTCAACGAGATCGAATACGTATTGGGTAATCTCAGAAAAGAGAATGTGAAGGTTACTCATGAAGCTCTGAGCCATGTTCTTCACGCTTATGCTGAGTCCGAGCGTTTGGATAAAGCTTTGGAGGTTTATAATTATGTAATTGAATTGTACGGGACAGTGCCTGATGTGATTGCTTGCAACTCGCTGTTGAGTTTGTTAGTGAAAAGGAAGAGACTTGGAGATGCACGGAAGGTGTATGACGAAATGCGTGAGAGAGGTGATAATTACAGCACTTGTATATTGCTCAAAGGTATGTGTAGCGAAGGGAAGGTAGAAGAAGGTAGGAAGCTGATTGAAGAGCGATGGGGGAAAGGTTGTGTTCCGAATATTGTGTTTTACAACACCATCATTAGTGGATACTGCAAGATGGCTGATGTTGAGAACGCGAGTCTGGTTTTCAAGGAGTTGAAGTCCAAGGGGTTTATGCCGACTTTGGAGACTTTTGGGGCGATGATTAATGGGTTCTGCAAGAAAGGGGATTTCGTGGCGAGTGATCGGCTTTTGAAGGAAGTGAAAGAAAGGGGTTTAGTTGTCAGTGTTTGGTTTCTGAACAATATTATGGATGCTAAGTATAGGCATGGTTTAAAGGTTGAAGTAGCTGAGAGTATACGGTGGATAGTAGCTAATGGTTGCAAGCCTGATATAGCAACATATAATATTTTGATCAATCGTTTATGTAAAGAAGGTAGGATGGAAGATGCTGTTGGGATTTTGGATGAAGCTGCAAAGAGAGGGTTGGTTCGGAACAATATAACCTATGCCCCTCTAATACAAGGTTATTGCAGAGTCAAAGAGTATGATATTGCTTCTAAGTTGCTTCTGCAGATGGCTGAGAGAGGTTGCAAACCAGATATAGTTACGTATGGGATTCTTATCCATGGTCTTGTCGCTTCAGGTCATATGGATGATGCAATTAAGATGAAAGGTAAAATGATAGAGAGAGGAGTTTCACCGGATGCTGCCATCTACAATATGTTGATGAGTGGGTTGTGTAAGAGAGGTGGGTTTTCATCTGCCAAGCTCCTCTTCTTGGAGATGTTAGACCGGAAAATTTCACCGGATGCTTATGTGTATGCTACCCTCATAGATGGATTCATCAGAAGCGGTGATTTTGAGGAAGCAAAGAAGGTTTCCTCTCTCTCAATTGAAAAGGGTGTGAAGGTTGATGTCGTGCACCACAACGCTATGATAAAGGGGTTTTGCAGATCCGGAATGTTGAATGAGGCATTGATGTGTATGAATAGGATGACCGAAGAAAGACTTGTACCTGATGAGTTCACTTATTCCACAATCATCGATGGGTACGTGAAGCAACAGGATATGACTACCGCCTTAAAGATTTTTCGAGACATGGGTAAGACCAAGTGTAAGCCAAACGTGGTGACTTACTCATCTCTTGTTAATGGATTTTGTTGCCAAGGAGATTTCAAAAGGGCTGAAGAGACTTTCAAAGAGATGCAATCTTGTGGTCTTGTCCCTAACGTTGTTACCTACACAACGCTCATAAGAAGTTTTGCTAAAGATGGTAGTACACTTGGGAAAGCGGTTTACTATTGGGAGCTAATGCTGAGAAACAAGTGTGTGCCTAATGAAGTTACCTTCAACTGTCTGCTTGAGGGGTTTGTGAAGAAAGAATCTGGAGAAGTTGTTTCTGAACCAATGGGGTCTAACGAGGGAGAAAGATCTCTATTTCTTGAGTTTTTCTATAAGTTGAAATCAGATGGGTGGTCAGACCATGCTGCTGCTTACAACTCTGTCATCGCTTCTCTATCTGTACATGGAATGGTGAAGACTGCTTGCAGGTTTCAGGATAGGATGGTGAAGAAAGGCTTCTCTCCTGATCCTGTTTCGTTTGTTGCTATATTACATGGTTTTTGTGTGGTTGGGGATTCAAAGCAATGGAAGGACTCAGTCTTCTGTAATCTGGACGAAAAAGATCTTGAAGTGGCTGCTAGGTATTCACTCGTTTTAGCGCGACACTTTCCTCAAGCAGTGACCTCTGAAGCCTCAAGTATGTTACATTTTATGGCTAAAAACACAGACACCAGAAAACCTGAGAATTATAGAATCTGA
- the LOC106300837 gene encoding uncharacterized protein At1g04910 isoform X1, which translates to MIASPVKPLFVFVITFSLLLVIIILSPSPHFLQIPVPSSSSLGGSVIWSVKRTMEWRPCKWWLQGHLTPLPAQTNGYIRVDCYGGLNQMRRDLCDGVGIARLLNATLVLPKFEVAAYWNESSGFADVFDVDYFIQKMSGFINVVKELPKGIESKEPFRVDCSKRKGQFDYIESVLPSLLEHHYISFTPAMSQRRDRYPQYAKATLCQACYSALRLTSSLEKKAIELFDAIAKPFLSLHLRFEPDMVAYSQCEYQNLSPSSVSAIEAARVDRKPWTGELAQIWRKRGKCPLTPNETALMLQSLNVPTNTNIYLAAGDGLMEMEGFTSVYTNVYTKSALLNREDFTRMHGNTKAALDYHVSISSDAYVATYFGNMDKIVAAMRTYKGMHNTLFLSRKAFAELTSQGLGGAELKSALWEVHKNDFAIGRGFALPDCFCEFEL; encoded by the exons ATGATTGCATCTCCGGTGAAGCCACTCTTCGTCTTCGTCATAACTTTCTCTCTTCTCCTCGTCATTATCATTCTATCTCCCTCGCCACACTTCCTCCAGATTCCGGTACCTTCCAGTTCATCACT GGGTGGTTCTGTAATATGGAGTGTCAAGAGGACAATGGAGTGGAGGCCTTGCAAATGGTGGTTACAAGGACATCTCACTC CTCTACCAGCTCAAACTAATGGATACATCCGTGTTGATTGCTATGGCGGCCTCAATCAGATGAGACGCGAT CTATGTGATGGTGTTGGGATTGCTCGTTTGCTGAACGCTACACTTGTTCTACCAAAGTTTGAGGTGGCTGCGTACTGGAACGAGTCAAG TGGGTTTGCAGATGTGTTTGATGTAGACTACTTCATCCAAAAGATGAGTGGTTTTATCAACGTGGTAAAAGAGCTACCAAAAGGTATTGAATCAAAAGAACCATTCAGAGTAGATTGTAGCAAAAGGAAAGGTCAATTTGATTACATTGAGAGTGTTCTTCCATCTTTGTTGGAACACCATTACATTTCTTTCACACCAGCAATGAGCCAACGTAGAGACAG GTATCCCCAGTATGCAAAAGCCACTCTATGTCAAGCTTGTTACTCAGCTCTACGCCTCACCAGTTCCTTGGAGAAGAAAGCCATCGAGCTTTTCGATGCTATCGCCAAACCCTTCTTGTCTCTTCACCTCAGATTCGAACCAGACATGGTAGCGTACAGCCAATGCGAATACCAAAACCTCTCTCCTTCATCCGTCTCCGCCATTGAAGCCGCTCGTGTGGACAGGAAGCCATGGACAGGAGAGCTAGCTCAGATCTGGAGGAAGCGAGGCAAATGCCCTCTGACTCCCAACGAAACAGCTCTGATGCTGCAGTCACTCAACGTCCCAACGAACACAAACATATACTTAGCAGCTGGAGACGGTCTGATGGAGATGGAAGGTTTCACGTCCGTTTACACAAACGTCTACACAAAGTCTGCTTTACTTAACCGAGAGGATTTCACCAGAATGCATGGAAACACAAAAGCTGCGTTGGACTATCATGTCTCCATCAGCAGTGACGCGTACGTGGCTACTTACTTTGGAAACATGGATAAGATAGTTGCAGCTATGCGAACGTATAAAGGGATGCATAACACTCTGTTCCTGAGCAGAAAGGCATTTGCGGAACTCACTTCTCAGGGGCTTGGAGGCGCTGAGCTGAAGAGTGCTCTTTGGGAAGTTCATAAAAACGATTTTGCAATCGGTAGAGGTTTTGCTTTGCCTGATTGCTTCTGTGAATTTGAGCTGTAA